The Panthera tigris isolate Pti1 chromosome A1, P.tigris_Pti1_mat1.1, whole genome shotgun sequence region AACACAACATGAAAACACCCAGCATGCATGTTTAATCTCAGTACAATGGATTCAAGACCAAGTACACATGTTACAAGCATCAAAGCTAGATTACAAATTATCATagtcatcatcatcgtcatcatcatcatcatcatcttcttctcgTTTTCTTTTCAATGCATTTGCTGATTCATTGGCAGTATTTTGTGATGACACCATGTTAGTGGTTATAAGAATGTTCTTGGACCCAATTAATGATGGGTTAATTAGAACATTCTGAACTGCAGATGTTGCAGGAATTGATGCTTTTACAGTTGGGGACTGTGAAGTGGGCATCTGTACTGTAAACCTTTGCCCTGTGAGGGACATTGGAGTCCCTACTTTAGTTGACACAGACATGGTTTGTGGGGTTGGCGTGCCAAGCGTGGGAGTACTTGGTCTGCTAGTAACTGAACCAACACTTAACCGCGGAACTGTTATTCTTCCCGCAGAAGTAGATGCCTTTTTTTGTAAAGACTTAAGTCTATAGTTTGGAGCAGTCAAGCAATATCTATCAGGTGGCAACCTGGGGCCTGAATATGGCTTGATTAAGGGCAAAGGAGTTTGATTTCTTTGCCTTGCAATATCTAATAAAAAATCTCTTGGGGGAGGAGAGGTAAAAGACTGATCAGCACGACACTGGATTGCCAATCGCACATCATCTGCATCAACAGTAGCTTTCTTAGCATGGCTTGAATAAATTTTTGCATCATCTAGAATTGTGGTCACATATCGGAAGGCAAACTCCAACATCTGATTTATAACTCTTGGCTCATATTCTGTAATCCCCATATCCTTCAGGATTTGTGCCATCATCTGTGCATCTTTCGGCATGCTCTTGGGAGAAGCCATCTTGCCAGAATCCATGATATCCGTTGATCAGACTTTagatcatttgaaaaaaatatgtacattagaTCAAACCTGAAATAGTTACTTTAGTAGCAACTGTCAGgaactttctaaattttaaatactgttaaaattgtgaaaatatatttaaaatttttaaatattaaatctttttaattttaatgaggcaCACTTAAAAGTCCCCTTTACTTAAGTTTATGGAGTTTCCACCCTATCCAAATCATTACAGGATAtacaaaaatgaagacacaaataaggGAGTGATAAAAGACTGGGGGAAacggtaaaataaataaaaacatttatcacTTCAGAATAATGTTCAGTTGTGTGTAGGCATGCAACTATCAAAtgactctaagaaaaaaaagaacagtcatGTCCTACTGACTGAGTTCAAAATAATGTGTCCTTCCAGTGAGAGCAATATACTATCTCCACAGAT contains the following coding sequences:
- the TAF9 gene encoding transcription initiation factor TFIID subunit 9; the encoded protein is MDSGKMASPKSMPKDAQMMAQILKDMGITEYEPRVINQMLEFAFRYVTTILDDAKIYSSHAKKATVDADDVRLAIQCRADQSFTSPPPRDFLLDIARQRNQTPLPLIKPYSGPRLPPDRYCLTAPNYRLKSLQKKASTSAGRITVPRLSVGSVTSRPSTPTLGTPTPQTMSVSTKVGTPMSLTGQRFTVQMPTSQSPTVKASIPATSAVQNVLINPSLIGSKNILITTNMVSSQNTANESANALKRKREEDDDDDDDDDDDYDNL